CAGTGACCACACATTGACCCTATGACCTCGGTCCACAAGGTAGTACTACAGAAATCCAATCTTAGCTGTGAGACAgatatggaaagaaggaaggaaaggactgGTCTGTCCAGACTGACTCCATCAGTAAATCAGGGCATCAAGACATCATTAATCTGATTTGACTGCCCAGGAAATTTCACTAACCCTAGGTATGGCTGCATGTCAGGATTGGGGGTAAACATTAAACACCTTTTCCTCCAATGTGGACACCTTAACCAATTTAAGGGAACAAGTTCCACCCTATTATGATGAAATTTAACAAGGCTCCCACCTTCTTTTGTGGAGATGCAAATGCCCCTAAATCCACCACTCAAATTTTGTGAACTATCAGCTAAGAAATTAGAGAGGTTTCCTTTTGAAAATTGTTATGACTCAATATTTAGTCCAGTTAAAGCAATGAGACGTGGACCTGcaacatttttttcagaaagcGCTTATTGGGTCCCTACCAGAAGTAACATCTTAAACACTTACTATTTCTCAAACTGTTTAAATCCGTTTCTCCCTTTGGTAAAGATAAAAATCTCATATGttccttaaatgttttttgaaatttcaaaagctttcgttttcatcttccacatataaaattatcaaatacGCTTTTTTGAACCACACATTCCCTTTGGAAATTCTAATATACCCCCAAAAGGGACCTaacctctctcttccccatcccctccATTGAGAAACTCTGGTTTAATCCAATCTCCTCATCTTACATTTGGAAAAGGTCCAGAAAGTGAAGTAAATTGTCCCAGGCAGGGCTAGGACTAAGGTGAGGTGACAGAAGGGGGTGCCAAGAAACTCAGTAGTCAaggtaaagaatattttaatgcaatatttttaaaaatcaaaattaatgcccCCCAAAATCcttgatgaacaaaatatcaaacttttaaataaagagTAACAATGCTATGCTGAGGCATTTTGGAActgaagcaaaagcaaaaatcagtGCTACTGAGCCTGTCTTTATTTATGCATTGAATATGGCActaattctcaaactttagctaACTTGCTAAAATTCAGATTCCCAGGCTTTATCACCAGAGATTCTGATCCAGTAGTTCTGGGATGGGGTTCTGACATCTGAATTTTAATAAGTAATCTAATTGATTATCATATGATTAGAAGAGGAGGTTGGACTAACTAAACCCTGAGGCCCCTCCTAATTTGGGGACTCTGATTGTAAGTAGAGGGAAGGGACCCAGAGAAGTTACAGAGGTGACTCACAGAATGTCTCTGTTATCTGGTTATTTCTTAAATAGTGGGAGCTTACAAATAATAGGCACTGTTCTTGGCACTGGCGACAGAGTAGTAAGATAGACGTGGAAGTCTAGAGGGGGAGATAATCAATAAAAAATCAAGTCAAAAAATAAGTCGTGATAAGTGCTATGCAGAGAATTGGAGTAACAATGTGTTAGAGTAGCTAGGGGGCTATTTTACATTGGTTGGTTGGGGATGGCCTTTTTGAGATGACATTTAAGTTGCAAACTGACTTACCAGAAGGGGCCAGCCGTGTGaagatctgggggaagagcattccaaaacagaaagaaaggctAGGGCAAAAACGCTAAGGCGGGCATATATTTGTTCAGTGGCAaccagaaagaaggccagtgtggcatGCGGAAAGTTGGAGACAGAGAGCTAGGAGGAGGTTAGAGAGCAGGGCAGGGACCAGGTCTTACAAGGTAACCAGGGAATATAAACTAGATCTCAGCTAAGTGCAGTGGAAGCTGTTGGAGGGatttaagcagagaaatgagatGATCTTATTTACAGTTTTTAAGAGATAATCTCATATAATGCCAATCAGCATTAGAATtatattcacacagtggaatgCTGTATAGCAACAAAAATAAGTTGTTTACAACTGTACTTAGCAGTGTGagtgaatttcataaaaataatattgatcaAAGAAGTCAAGATACCAAAAGCACATGTTGTATGattgaaaaacaggcaaaactaatctctAATGTTAGAAATTAAAGTACTGGTTTCCTTGGGGGGATGGTGACTGGCAGAGAGCTTCTGGGGGGCTGGTAACGTTCTAGTCCTTTATCTGGGGTCTGGTTACATAGGTGTGCTCTCTTTGaaattcattgaactgtacatttttgatttgtccatttttctgtatgttatacttcaataaaaagtttattacCAAACATAATATACAAATGGCTgagaagcatatgaaaatatgctcaacatcactagttactagggaaatgaaaatgaaaaccacaatgagataccactttataccCATGAGATGgctatataaaaaaaagaaaacaaaaaccccccaaaataacaagagttggcaaGTATGTGGACAAATCGGAACCCTAgcacattgctagtgggaatgtaaaatggtgcagccactgtggaaaacaatttggctgttcctcaaaaagttaaatgtagaattactatatgacccagcaattccactcttaggtatacacccaaaagaactgaatacAAGTATTCAAGCAAATACTTGTACATgtctgttcactgcagcactattcacaataaccaaaaggtggaagcaacccaaatgtccatcagctgatatatagataaacaaaatgcagtatatccttaacaatgaaatattattcatgcATAAGAAAGAATGACGTACTGATGCAATACTACAATGTGGATAAACCTGAAAAAAGTGTGTTAGGTAAAAGAAACTAGATATAAGAgatcacatattttatgattccatttacgtgaacTATCTGGAATAGgtaaatctgtagagacagaaagcagattagtggttgccagagactaGGGAGAATGGAGAATGACTATTCAATGGTTACAGGTTTCCTTTTGTAGTGATGAAAATATATTGGAATTAGATAGAAGTGATGGTTCTACAAAACTGTGCCTGTACTAAATGCCATTTAATTGTACCTTTTAAGTTGGTTAGTTTTATGCTGCATGAATTTTACCTCAACAGAAATGTTTTCCAAcctaaaaaaatgtattaaaaaagatggctgcaataacaataaaatactaattatgtgaggtgaaggatatgttaactaatcttattgtggtaatcatttcacaatatatatgtgtatcaaatcatcacattgtatacctaaaacttacacaatgttatatgtcaattatatctcaataaagctggaaaaaaagatggCTGAATGGTATGGGAGAAGGAATTTGGAAAATGGAATCAGGGAGACCAATAAGGAGTTTTGACTATAGTTGAGACAAGAGTTGACGGTGGCTTGAGTTAAGGAGGTAGTGATAGATGTGGAGAGAAGTAGACAGATTTTAGATATTTTGTGGAGTTGACAGGACTTGTTGGACTGACTGTAGAAtatgaaggaaacagaagaattaaGAATGACTCCTATATGTTTTGCCTTGAAAAACCAGGGGGATGATGATGTTCTTTCACCCCTTAACAGTGACCCTAAGTTTTAGGATGCAGGGCCTTCCTTCAGGGCCAAGCTATAACTAACGTTGGTGTTCCTGAGTGACAGAATCAACAAAAGCTcctcaccccaaccccaaccaGTTCTCACCAAAAGgtatttttaagtgacttttaaTGGAAGACTCAAAGTTGTTGCTAACTCATTTGCAACCCCATGCACATTCTCAACTCTCTGGTTATGACGCTAGCCCTGCCCATGGCATAGCTCTGCCCAGGGCACTCTTCCCTGTGCCTGGCAGGGTCATCAGGTTCAGCTTCAAACAACTGTCCCCCTTCCACTTCCAGTTGGCCGAGCAGCCTCTCTTCAAATCCCCACCTCTTCTTGGGCTTGATCTGTTCTGTCCAGATTGTGACAGCTGCAGACTCTCTGCTCCTGCTGGACTTCCTTCTCCCCACTTATTCCTAAAGGCCTTTGTGCCATCCCAAGAGTTTTCTGCCCAAAGTTTCATCTGGAATCCCCCCACCCTACCTTACAACTTTGTTCTCCCAGCCAGCTCCTCTGACCTTCTGTGAGCCTCACCTGGTCTCTATTCCCCCACAGGGGATCCCCTCCCCACAGAGGGTCGGCTAATGATCAACTGTATCCAGGCCAGGAGGAAGTGCCAGGCCAATCCCACTTGCAATGCTACCTACCACCACCTGAATTCCTGCATCTCTAGTATAAACACCGCATCACCCGCAGAGGAGCCTTTCGTCCCTGTAGACTGTGTGGAGGTAGCACAGCACCTCAGGAATAGCTCTCTGATGAGCTGCACATGCCACCGGCGCATGAAGAACCAAGCTGCCTGCCTGGACATCTACTGGACCGTTCACCCTGCCCGCAGCATTGGTGAGGCCCCAATCCTAGAGTGGATTAAGCTAGAGAAGATGTCTTTTGGGGGTTGTTTTTCAGTCCTTCAGCATAAGGGCCACATGGTAGATTCTGACGGGATGATAATGAAACTCTGCATTTGACATCAGCAAGAAGTGGAGGGAGGAATTGGCAGTATCCTTTTAGGCTCCTATAATActgccctctcttctccttacttccttctttcttactAGGCTACATGTAGCTGCCTCATGGTAGAGCTCTGAGCCAGGCTGAGGCCCAGCCTGGGAAGCTCCTGGAACAGAAGGGTATGGAAAGGAGGTGGAGGAAAATGGTTTTAACACATAAATATGCTCCAAATACAATGTAATCCCTAAGTTCAGAGAGACTGAGAGGCAGCATCCTGGTCCAGCCTTTAATAGAAAGGAGACTCATTAACCAAACAGGAGATGCTAAGAGAGGGAAGTCACTGGAGAGTCAAAGAGAGGAGCTTCCTCTGACTCTTTCCAGAGACCCCgctctgtattagtcagcttttaCCAAACTATGCTGCAGTAATAAAACAGTGACTTGCAAGACAAAGTTTAGTTCTTGCTCATGTTCCATGTTGGCTGTTTCATGTGTTCTCTTCATTCTGCAATCCAGGCTGAAGGTACAGCCTCTATGTGGGGTGTTCCCTTCTCATGGCAGAGAGAAATGAGCAATGACAGAACTATGTGATGGCtttaaaagcttctgctcagacGTTACATAAAatacttctgctcacattttaaTTGACAAGGCAAATCACATGGCCAAGCCTGACATCACTGGGGTGGGGAAGTATATGCTCATCCCACAGGGAGACATTGAAAATCAGGTGGCAATAAGTGAGGATAGGTAGTCTTACAGGGACGGCAAAATAATTGGAAACAATAATACAATCTACCATCGTCTACTGCTTGATCAAAacattcatttccttgccttcctcaagcaaaatataCCTACCCACATTCCGTGGAAGATGCCCTAAGAGTTCTATCCAAACATCACATCAGGCTCCAAGTCTAGGATCTCAtgataattttgtgtgtgtgtgtgtgagagagagaggaagattggctctgagttaacatccgttgctgatcctcctctttttgcttgaaggagGTTGTCGCTGAGCAACATCCATGCCGGTCCTCTTCTACTTTCTGTGGGAtgctaccacggcatggcttgatgagcagtgctaagtccatgcttgggatctgaacctgcaaaacccgggccgctgaagcagagcatgcaaacttaacccactacaccgtggggccggccccatcatgATAATTTTTATATCAGGTCTGGATGTGGCTCCTGTTCATCTAGAAACCGTCATCTGTCCACCATACACACTCAATATACAATAATGAAACAGGGACAGGAGAACCACAACAAATCTTCTTGGTTAGAAAGGGGAGGAACGGGAGGCACACAGCAGACACCGATTTACAGTAATTCTGAAGTCCTGCTACACAAATGTTGCAAGGGCCATCTCCCTTGGGTGTAAGAGATTGCTCTTCAGTAAGACCTTTCCATGGGAGAGTTACTCTATCCATTGTTTTCTAGGGCTCTTGGCCCAGCCCTCTGGGAggtccttccttttcctttattttctttggccACATCTGAAAAGGGCATTGGAGACTACAGCCTCCTTGGGGACTAAGCAGCATTCTCAGTTTGCTTGCTACCTGAGGAATAGTGGGgtattttaagtctttttttttttttctccccaaattcccccagtacatagttgtatattttagttgtgggtccttctagttgtggcatgtgggacaccacctcaacatggcctgatgagcagtgccatgtacactcctgggatccgaaccagcgaaaccctggaccaccaaagcggagtgcggaaacttaaccactccgccacggggccagccccttaaatagTCAAAATCTTTTTAAATCCAGGCTGGTGGCTCTTAGCAGTACAACTTTCTTAAAGCATAATTCCtttttatatctttgatttctGTCACCTCGTGTGCCAGTAGCCTTTCCTGTAATCCTTTTCAAGACATGCATCTCTTTCTAGACCTAATTAGAAGTACCTTGCCCTTATCAGGCTTCTGTGGAAGAGCCACTACCTTAGTCTTTTTTCCCTGAGCACATTTGTCCAACTGGCAGGATTTATGGGATACCATCTTAATCAATGAGAGATCTCCACAAAGGGCATGATAGCCACATACTTGAATTGGTCTTTGCCCCAAGGCTGAGTTGTAATTGACCTTATTACTCAAAGCGTTTTTCACTTTTATCTTTTACCATTTGAATATGAGAACCAGTTACATTTCTTAATCCTACGAGTCCTGGAATTTCtggattctctcttttctctttcctccctgttTGCAAACTGGCCAattcttctctgagcttctgtctTTCTTGTAGTACCTTGCCAAATGTAGCCAGTAGCAATCAAGACATACTAATAACCTTTTGCTTCTCAGCTTCTTCCCGTTAAAGCATAGGCTCACTCAGTATATCATCTTCCTTCCAAGTTATTGCAGGCAACAGTTTTACCAAGTGCTTTGCCACTGCATGATGGCAGCTGCTCTCTTTCCAGCCCCTAGTAACAGCTTATTCACCATCCACTGACCAATACCAAAGCCAGTACTGCACATTTTCGATTTTTTTTGGTCACTGCAGCCCTCCACTTCTAGACACcaattgcatttttaataagaatttgctaggttatgctgcagtaacaactGACCAACCCCTAAATATCTGACTTTCAACGACAAAAATATGTTTCTTGCTCATGTTACACTCTGCTGCAGGCTTCCAAGAGTCAGCTGTGTCTTTGCCCTACCTGTCTAATTCATTTGGGAATCCAGGCTGTTAGAGGGAAGAGAACAACAGCAGAACCATCTGAACATTCTTAAAGTTTCTGCTCAGATGTGATTtatgtcacttctgctcacaatCCACAGGCCAAAGAAAGTGGCTTAGCCGTACAGTGGGGTGGGGAAGTATACTCCTCTCCTAGGGGGCCTGAAAGTCACATGACAACAGGTGGAGGTGTATAATCCTCCCACAGGGTGAGCCGCAAATACTTGGAAACAGTAATACGATTTACCACACTCCTTGTTCCTTGCTTTCCAGTCTTTGTCCTAATCGCTTCTCTTTCAGAACTTCCCCTGAGGCTTCTCCCTGTatcctctcacctccctcttTTCCCTTGGGAACTCCAGGACTTCCCAAGTATCCAAACCATCCTCTCCTGTTTCCTGAACATCTTCCATATTCCTTCCCTCCTCAGGATGCGTTCACAAAGTTAATTGAGTGACAAACCTGCAAGctcacctctctctcttccaacAGGATTTattaaccaacatttattgagcacctaccacatgTATGAGCTGTGtggtgattttatatatataagacCTAGGAGTCTCCTTAAGGAGCCCACAGCCCCATGTGGGTGACTGAGAGAGATGTGTTTCCTTTGATAGcattgtctcttcctcctctgcttttcTCAGTCAGGTTCAGTTCGGGACCTGGCCTCACTTTCATCTCCTTAGGATGCAATACATCTCCATAGCCAAGTGGTCAGAGTCCACCACTGTGCCTTCCccaaaagcaagagaaaacaagACAGAGTCCCCTTGCCTGCTTATGTACCCACAGGCAATATGTCTAGGGGTTAGGAGCAGAGACTCTGCAATCAGAGAGTCTAGGTTTCCATTTCTTATTGGCGTATGTGAGCCTGAGCAAGTAACTTAACCGTTCTCATCCTCAGTTTCTTTTCACCTACGCAAAGGCTtctaggaggattaaatgagattgaaaaatagatatatatatatttttccacctTTACCTTAGTGCCCAGTACACAGTGTGCTCAACAGCTGGTAGctttattattcttatcattaAACCCAGTTTATTCATTGATCCCAGCATGTGCATTTACAgccctctttttttctcacctCTGCACAGCTTGCAGCTAGTTAGGTAGAGactgccttttccttttcttcacggGGCCTTGAGGTCTGGCTCAGTAGCCtcagctcctcctgctccctcccccgcCAGCCCAGTCCTCAGGATTCTGGTGCTCCCCACCTTGTCTCTAGGTGACTATGAGTTGGATGTCTCCCCCTATGAAGACACAGTGACCAGAAAACCCTGGAAAATGAATCTCAGCAAACTGAACATGCTCAAACCAGGTGTGGACGGCAAGCCGAGGCTGGGACGTGGGGGCTGGGCCTAGACCCTGAGAGAAAGGGTGGCTGGTAGGGGACCAAGCTGGGGTGCTTGTCAGGGAAGAGTCTTCACCTGCCAGATAACTAAGGAAGCACCGTGTCAGGGTGGGAGTCTGAGCTGTGGGGCATGCTCTGGTCTCACCAGAGTCAACAAAGAGCAATAGATATTAGGGAAGCATTCGAAGAGAGCCCATTAGGGCTCCCTAGTTCCAAAAGGTGGGTCTCTACAAAGGGTTTGGTGGGAGTGGCAGCAGTCCCAGAAAAACATGTGCTGAAATGGAGTATTTATCTTCATTTGAGGCagccaggaaatatttttttgtcCCTGAAGACTAGGAAATTGCTTGTTTTCAACCATTGTAATGGAATGGGCGAGGTGTTGGTCAGGGAAAATGAGGCGAGAGAGTATGActcctgaggggtgactcagggtGGGGAGCCATCTGTCTGGCAAGGACAATGATGCACGTTTTTCAGGAAAGTGAAGCTGTTGTGTTAATTGGAAAGGAACACACACAGGCACCCTCTTTTTAAGACATGAGTTTTGTTGTACCGTCTGTTCTATatattagaattagaattttgaGAGAAAAGCATAAAGATTTATACATAACAAACCCTTAGTTACAAGGAATCTGGGAATAACTTGTTCCAGTTACTCCATTGCTGGAATATTCTGTTGATAGAAATATCACAGTAGTTTCCTAAGACTCAGAGTATGGGTAACTTTTATGCATACATCAATCAATGAAAGACAGGCAGGTGACATTAAAACTGAGCagaatagggggccggcccagtggcgcagcagttaagttcgcacgttgcgcttctcggcagcctggggttcgacaggttcggatcccgggtggggacatggcaccgcttggcataaAGCCACGTatgtgtcccacgtataaaatagaggaagatgggtgtggatgttagctcagggtcagtcttcctcagcaaaaggaggaagattggcagtagttagctcagggctaatcttcctcaaaaacaaaacaaaacaaaacaaaaaactgagcaGAATAGACAGacgcaaaacaaaaaaatcctaaatagaATTTGTTGCATCTGTTTTGGACAGTTCAGAAAGTGCTTTAGAATGTTATGGGGCCTCTAGGTCATGATTTCCACCATGAGATCTCATTCACTGCATAGGATTGAGGAAAGGATTTTGGTTATTTGAGCTTTCTGGCTGCTTGAATTCTATATAAATGAGTATTAGATgtatatggcttttttttttttttttttttaacctagtcAAGCTGAGGAGTAGGATGCTGCGATGGGGGAGGCTCGTGAATGCCCAGATAGTTTGTGGGTAGAGGGAAAGCCCTGGACTAGGAATGGCCTTATGGGGtagtcttcccttttctcctacTACCATCTTGTTAAATCGGAGGGTTGCAGAGGTTCCTAGGGAAGCTGGGCTGCAGGTTTGCAGAGAGGACTCGTGACTTGGTGCCCCTCTCCCGCCAGACTCGGACCTCTGCCTCAAGTTCGCCATGCTGTGCACTCTTAATGACAAGTGTGACCGGCTGCGGAAGGCCTATGGGGAGGCATGCTCGGGGTCCCGCTGCCAGCGCCACACCTGCCTCGGGCAGCTCCGCTCCTTCTTCGAGAAGGCGTCGGAGGCCCACGCACAAGGCTTGCTGCTGTGCCCGTGCGCGCCCACCGATCAGGGCTGTGGGCAGCGCCGAAGAAACACCATCGCCCCCAACTGCGCGCTGCCGTCAGGGGCCCCCAACTGCCTGGAGCTGCGGCGCCTCTGCCTCTCCGACCCACTGTGCAGGTGCGGCTGCAGGTGCGGGCGGGCAGGGTGGGCCAGGGCGGTGCGTACCACTCCTAGGCCGTCTTCCTGTGCAGGGCTGGGTCTGACCCTCCAGGGACTGTGGACGGACTTTGCCACATAGCTACCTTCtatattttctgaaacttttctcaagaagaatatatatttttttctttgaggaaaaacttcagaaagtataaaaatatcaCTCAAAGCCCATCACCTGATGATAATCTACCATACTTTTGGgagtatttccttccagtctctttTGTATACAAAGAAAATTTGGCATTTTGGGGATATgtttgtatcttgcttttttcacttaatggaGCATATCTTATGAGCATTTTCCATTGTAGGCAATATGGAATAGTGGTGAAGgaaggctttgaagtcagacagatgTGAATTTAAATACTGGgtttgtgtgaccttgagctcaTCACTTAACCTAAGGTTGCACTTAGTCCTCTGTAAAAACTGGATCATATTGCAGATCTTATGGGATTCTGGCAAGAgttaaattacataatttatgTAGAGTGCTAAGCTTACTAGtgcagagtaagtgctcaataaatggtggtggtttttcttttttgtcatttacagTCCTTTgacagcttgatttttttttttttaaaagattggcacctgagctaacaactgttgccaatcttctttttttttttattcttctccccaaagccccccagtacatagttgtagattctagttgtgagtgcctctggttgtgctatgtgggacgccacctcaccgtggcctgatgagcagtgccatgtccacatccaggatccaaactggtgaaaccctggaccaccgaagcggagtacgcaaacttaaccactcggccataagGCCGGCCCCTGACAACTTGATTTTTAAGTGCCCTCgtcatattccattttatggatgccccatactttatttaattcctttattgttggatatttaggttgctttctttattgctataaataatgctgcaataagtATCATTCTTGCTCATTAATCTTTGTGCACAAATCTAATTATTACTGAGGGTGTGTTGCTATAAGGGCTATTACCAAATCAAAGGACATGAGGATTTGTAAGGTGTTTGATACATACTCTCCAGCAAAATTCTCATCTggctttcctctgccttctcgGGACAAAACACTCTCCAAATTGAAGTTATCATTCATTTAAGTGATATTCGTTGACAATGGGAGTCACACCAATCTTGTTTTGCAACCTGGTTCTACCACTTAATTTTCTGtaaccttggtcaagttacttaacctctgagtcccactttcctcttctgtaaaatattgCATAGTCAGAGCTCTCAAGAATTATAATACTAACACTTAGTGAGTACTTACTATGGGTTAGGTACTGTTTTAAGTACTTAACACATATTAATCATCTAAACCTCACAAGAACTCTGCAAGATagatgctattttttatttttttatcatcctcagtttacaaatgaagaaaccacagcagagaaatgttaaataacttgctcaagttcatcTGGGTAGTCAGTCAGGTTTGTTAATGAGGTTTGAAATGAAGGAAGTCTGGCCTAGCGTCTGTGTACCTAACCGCTCTGCTCTACTGCCTATTATTGTGCTGGTAGCTCCTACTATTACTATTACGTAACAAGTGCTCGGCTAGTTGACTAAGATACTTTCCCTTCCTTCAAGGAGTGCACAGTTGAGTGGGGGTGATAGAGAAGTAAAAGACCAGTCTAACACAAAGCAAAATGTAAGGAAAACTGCAGAAATGTATATAGAAAAGCATACTCATAATTCCATCACCCGAAGATAACCAGCTTTACCTATTGTAGGATGAgtgttaataataatatctaacatgtATTGAACTTTTAGTAAgtacaggcactgtgctaaatgctgtaCGTGCATTCtcttatttcattctcacaaaaaTCCAGGAGGTAGTGCTGTTTTCATCTCTATTTACagtcaaggaaactgaggttaaggAAGCTGCCTGAGATCTTGTAGCTAAGGATTGTAGAGCCTAAATTCTGAGTGGTGTGCTGTGGGGAGTGGGGTGATAGTGCATTTAACTGTGACAGGAGTAGGCTTCACTGAGAAGGAAGCCCTAGGCCAGGTTCTGAAAGCACAGGAGGACTTGGCATGAAGATGAGCATGTCAACCAAAGGGGCAGCAAGGGTGAAGGCTGCAGGCCAGAGCTTCAATGA
The nucleotide sequence above comes from Equus przewalskii isolate Varuska chromosome 13, EquPr2, whole genome shotgun sequence. Encoded proteins:
- the GFRA3 gene encoding GDNF family receptor alpha-3 isoform X2, with amino-acid sequence MARPPSPCSPPPVLLLLLLLLLPLPVPLGAGDPLPTEGRLMINCIQARRKCQANPTCNATYHHLNSCISSINTASPAEEPFVPVDCVEVAQHLRNSSLMSCTCHRRMKNQAACLDIYWTVHPARSIGDYELDVSPYEDTVTRKPWKMNLSKLNMLKPDSDLCLKFAMLCTLNDKCDRLRKAYGEACSGSRCQRHTCLGQLRSFFEKASEAHAQGLLLCPCAPTDQGCGQRRRNTIAPNCALPSGAPNCLELRRLCLSDPLCRSRLADFQTHCHPMDILGTCATEQSRCLRAYTGLIGTSMTPNFVSNVNATVALSCTCRGSGNLQEECERLEESFSHNPCLMEAIAAKMRFHSQLFSQDWADSTFSVMQHQNKNLAMRPQPWAPSLLSCPLTLILLPSLW
- the GFRA3 gene encoding GDNF family receptor alpha-3 isoform X1, producing MARPPSPCSPPPVLLLLLLLLLPLPVPLGAGDPLPTEGRLMINCIQARRKCQANPTCNATYHHLNSCISSINTASPAEEPFVPVDCVEVAQHLRNSSLMSCTCHRRMKNQAACLDIYWTVHPARSIDSDLCLKFAMLCTLNDKCDRLRKAYGEACSGSRCQRHTCLGQLRSFFEKASEAHAQGLLLCPCAPTDQGCGQRRRNTIAPNCALPSGAPNCLELRRLCLSDPLCRSRLADFQTHCHPMDILGTCATEQSRCLRAYTGLIGTSMTPNFVSNVNATVALSCTCRGSGNLQEECERLEESFSHNPCLMEAIAAKMRFHSQLFSQDWADSTFSVMQHQNKNLAMRPQPWAPSLLSCPLTLILLPSLW